GAGTCCTAAAGACTTGTGCCAAGATCAGTAATATGACACattttgttccaaaaataaaataaaaaaatgggtGACCAATAGAAGAGAAGCAACACAACATTTTCCAGACGTAGTAAGATATCATGACTATTTATGGAAGAAAACATTTATTAAATTTTCAACCATCTCCAAAACAAGTGTAGGTAGTCCGAAAACACACAACAGAGTAAAAACAAGAGAATGGTGAGTTTGACACAACTTACTTGGAAAATCTGAAGCTTGAAAGAGACTTAGCCTGACCAATCATCTCAATTTGCAGGACCAGCATCAGCCTGGTCAAACCGCTGCCATCACCAAACAGGAGAAGAAGATCTCGTACAGCTCCTATGATGAATTTCTCAGTTCCACAAAGTATTGCAGGAATCTTCAATCAGTGAGATTAACGGAGTCAAAATGTGAATTCACATGTGTGTGCCCCCTAGCAAAAGTAGATGTTACAGTACCCATAAAATCCTGAGCATTTCTAGCAGTGTAGTCCCGGTTGCATGCAGCAAAGGGAATCAGGCCATTCTGAATATATGTAGAAGTACAGAACCTGTTAAAATCCCAACGCACCATATCCACATGCATCAGTTCACAGACAAATTGATATAATATGATGAGTGTAGATGCAGAATCTTTAAttagaaacagatggaagaaactCGTCTTACCATATTCAAGAGTCAAACCAAGTTTATCTGTCACGCTGGCCAATTACCATGTCCGTTAATCTAGCTTTTACCTCCGAGATACTGCCAGACATTTCATTTACAAAATTCAAGTTTTTCATCTCTTGTTTGTCAAGAAAATTTAACAACTCTAAAATGGTATATTTGTTTACACTAGGACCAGAAACCATCAAATGTATATCTTTGTTATGCAGTTTTTCCAGGCATATGACTATGCTATTGAACAGCATTGAGCCATTAGAGACAACCCAATTCGCTAACACCGCAGCAGCAAAATCCCCAAACCTATTTCCCCGTAGCGAAATCATCGTACTAACAAGCTCAGTAGTTGGTGCAAGACGACAACACAAATGGAAAAGACCCTCTACAGCAACGGAATGCACACTTGGGTCAAATACATCCAAACAGTCTGCAGCAACTTTCTCCACTTGAACCTTTAAACCTGCCAGCTCTGATGTCAATAAACCCCAGAATTTTTTCTGCTTCACAATTTCCCAACTCAGTGAGCTTTTTATTAAATTGGATATTAATTCGGTGTCCTCTCCAAAAACAGAGAATTTCCTCAAACGTATCTGAAACTGCATAGTAACAAGCTCTACATAATCCAACTTCTCCAAGAGAAACAGCACGAACTCTTCCTTTGAGGTGCATAAGTCGGAAAGACAAGCAAACATACTGCACAGTACTGTTGTCAATCTCTTCGTCTTCCACCCAGAATAAGATAATACATCAGAAAGCAAGAGCTTAGACAGAGATGAATCTTCTTTTCCCTGTGAACGATCTATCAATGaaatgaaatttctgtaagaaGCAAAAGTACCTTCCACCAAATCTATAACCAATTTGGCATCCAACTTCGAAGCAGAAACTTTGGCACTGGAAGGATCTATTCCTTCCGCTTTTGAGAAAGAAATATAACTATCTATATGATGCTTCAGTAATGATGTTTCTGGGCTATTTATATTCACAGAACTTTGTTCCCCCACTAAATTCCTCAACCAACTAATATGGGCCTCGGAAAAGAGTCTGGAGGCATAAGACAGTAACCGTGGTCCGACTAAATAACCATTTCTAGACCAGAATAAAATCATTTCTTTGATCCTTTTCTTCTGCGCAAAGAAAAAAACAGAGGTAATCACCGCAGTAGCAGAATTAATTTCATCATCATACTTCAGTTCTTGTGGGCACTTAAGAGGATTAAACATTTCATATTCATTTGATTTGAATGCTTCAGTTATTCGAGAAGCTACCACTTGAGGCGTAAGATCAAAATCACCTGTATTGGCATTATCAGGTACCTCACTAGAAAGGTTAGCATACAAGAATAATATCTTCTCGAGAGTCTGAAGACCCATCATGCTTGATGTCTTAATACAATCTCCAAGACTCCGCAGCAATTCCTCAATAATACTCAATGGATTTATCTTAGCTGTAACCAGTGAACCAAGCAAAGTACGTGACTTGTCTGAAAGAGGTAAAGCATCAGTAACAGCCCCAGTAACTCGACGGCGCTTATATATCCTTACTTCAGGTGGTAATGATTTTTCTGTCTCtgcatttgatgatgatgatggggcTTGCAAATTGGACAGACTCAGCAAATTTACAGCTTGTAGAGAAGAACACGGAGCACTAGTTGTGGATTTGTGGGCAAGGTCATTCAAATTTGAATCAATCATTATTGATGTTTGGGTCTCCACACTGGATGGACTTGGCAGTTTTGATGGTTCCAGAGAACAGTTGGGGAGATCAGCCGTGGGTTTCTGCACACAGCTTTCCAAATGTGAATCACCTGATAAT
This portion of the Papaver somniferum cultivar HN1 chromosome 11, ASM357369v1, whole genome shotgun sequence genome encodes:
- the LOC113321656 gene encoding uncharacterized protein LOC113321656, with translation MASKLFHISSHQAENLTEISLREAFQLLETQLRPPFSLKIPSPSEYLELNRAIVYGILTEPHVANVHFTHLNAIVIDGYASALNLILKLVYESYSKLLEPVKVNLIWVTSKLVEVSAVGIDNLVVGLMRQIVGGDISDGNLWLCEELLKLCLNKFEFLLEEPLILTSTLYTYLRLLADHCRLSGNPRLENLKKLEIDFCVRMLRKHFQICLRIGRDLVRLLQDLVYVPEFRAVWKDLLSNPLEFRTPEFSDISQLYCLRTSSRYFLLRISPEMETQLRFLLTHVRWGHQKRYQEWFARKFLCRNEGDSVICDIVRFICCAHHPPNEIIQSDVISRWAVIGWLLKCCRKYYIEANTKLALFYDWLFFDERTDNVMNIEPGILLIMNSVPRYIDMTRTLIEFLFLLMDNYDVQRKNLTVRGLSTAFRVLLKKGVVQSLDALTSSSLISPLLKQRLAFVVSDSNSEAILNAPTDSLLYCSLQPSSEPNPANVESETLLSGDSHLESCVQKPTADLPNCSLEPSKLPSPSSVETQTSIMIDSNLNDLAHKSTTSAPCSSLQAVNLLSLSNLQAPSSSSNAETEKSLPPEVRIYKRRRVTGAVTDALPLSDKSRTLLGSLVTAKINPLSIIEELLRSLGDCIKTSSMMGLQTLEKILFLYANLSSEVPDNANTGDFDLTPQVVASRITEAFKSNEYEMFNPLKCPQELKYDDEINSATAVITSVFFFAQKKRIKEMILFWSRNGYLVGPRLLSYASRLFSEAHISWLRNLVGEQSSVNINSPETSLLKHHIDSYISFSKAEGIDPSSAKVSASKLDAKLVIDLVEGTFASYRNFISLIDRSQGKEDSSLSKLLLSDVLSYSGWKTKRLTTVLCSMFACLSDLCTSKEEFVLFLLEKLDYVELVTMQFQIRLRKFSVFGEDTELISNLIKSSLSWEIVKQKKFWGLLTSELAGLKVQVEKVAADCLDVFDPSVHSVAVEGLFHLCCRLAPTTELVSTMISLRGNRFGDFAAAVLANWVVSNGSMLFNSIVICLEKLHNKDIHLMVSGPSVNKYTILELLNFLDKQEMKNLNFVNEMSGSISEVKARLTDMVIGQRDR